A window of Gossypium raimondii isolate GPD5lz chromosome 7, ASM2569854v1, whole genome shotgun sequence genomic DNA:
AAGAATGGTAGAGTAAGAATATaagcaaatcctacctcatAAAGAATCATTGGAGATTGTGAGCCTAGAGGAGGAAAATGAGGtaaaaatcaaaaccaacatTACCGCAGAGACGAAACGAGACCTCATCGAATTACTTCgtgaattcaaagatgtctttccTTGGTCATACCAGGATCTTCCTGGGTTAAGCACTGATATTGTGGTACACCGTCTTCCTATAAAAGAAGATTGCAAGCCAGTTCAGCACAAGCTCAGGAGAATGAGGCCAGACATTATGCTAAAGATAAAGGAAGAAGTCAAAAAacagtttgatgctgggttATTGCAAGAAGTCAAatattcagaatgggtagccaacgTTGTCCctgtccctaaaaaagatgggaaggtatgaatgtgtgtggattacagGGATTTGAGCAGGGCCAGTCCAAAGGATAATTTTCTGTTGCCTCATATTGAtactttggtggataatacAACAGGTTACTCactgttttcttttatggatggCTTTTCgggatacaatcaaataaaaatgaatctGGAAGATATGAGAAAGACCATATTTATCACTTTGTGGGGAATGTtctgttataaagtgatgccctttggattaaagaatgcggggGCAACttatcaaagagccatggtgactttgtttcatgacatgatgcacaaggagattgaggtttatgttgatgatatgattgtaAAATCCAGAACGGAAGAAGAGCATGTTCAAGTTCTGAGGAAATTGTTTTTAAGACTAAGAAAtttccagctcaagcttaatccaacAAAGTGCACCTTTGGAGCCAGATCAGGAAAGTTGTTGGGCTCCATAGTCAGTGGGAAAGAAATTGAggttgacccagacaaagtcagGACAATATTGAATTACATTGAACAGtttatttcacaactaactgagaaatgtgacccaTATTTCTTCTTCTGAAGAAGCATAATCCGGGTGTATGGGATGAAGAATGTCAGGAGgcttttgacaaaataaaacagTACTTGTCTAATCCTCCAGTACTATCACCACCTAGTCCGGATAGGCCATTAATAATGTTTAACAGTGTTTTACAATTCAATGGGATGCGTGTTAGGCCAGCATGATGAGAcaggaagaaaagaaagggcaatatactatctcagcaagaaattcactgattgtgaagcGAGGTACTCGTCTATCGAGAAGTTATGTCGTGCCCTAGTTTGGACAACTTGGAGATTACGGCAatatatgttgtatcatacaacttggctaatttcaaagttagaccccttaaagtatatgatggagtcgacTGCTTTGAATGGAAGGACGGCCAGATGGCAGATCTTGCTTTCTGAATTTAACCTAATGTATGTGAGTCAGAAGGCCGTGAAAGGGAGCGCAATAGCTAACTTTTTAGCTAGCAGAACCTTAGAGGATTATGAgcctttgaattttgattttccaaatgaggaTTTGATATATGTGGCAGCCACTGAAGAAAATTCTCAAATGGATCATGTGtggaagttaaattttgatggagccTCAAATACTTTGGGTAATGGAATTGGGACGGTTCTGGTATCTCCAAGCGGAGATCATTTTCCTATTGCTAGCAAATTGAATTTTGACTATACGAACAATATGGCAGATATGAAGCATACATTATGGGCATTCGTGTAGCTATTGAACTTAAAATCAAAGTGCTAAAAGTGTATGGGGATTCCGCATTGGTGATAGACCAACTCAAAGGAGAATGGGATACAAAAGACCCTAAACTAATCAGTTATCGAAAGATGGTTCTCGAATTGATGGatgagtttgatgacatcactttCTGTTACCTTCCACGAGATGAGAACCTGATGGCTGATGTGTTGGCCACCCTAGCCTCTATGATCCGAGTGAACAAgttagaggacatgaagcctATTCAGATGAGTATTTTTGAAACCCCAGCTCATTGCTATAATATTgaggaagaagagaaagatgagCACTCCTGGTATCTGAATATATTGCAATATGTGAAAAATTGTGAGTATCCAAATTAGGCAATGGAGAATGATAAGAGAGAATTGAGAAGAACGGCCATTGACTATGTCCTAGATGgagagatcctatacaaaaaaGGGAAGGATTAGGAATTTTTAAGATGTGTGGACGTAGTGGAAGCTAGAAAAATTCTGGAAGAGGTCCATGAGGGTATCTACGGAACGCATGCAAATGATTTCACAATGGCCAGGCAGATCATGATATTTGGGTACTACTGGTCCAatatggaaggagattgcatcaattatgctaagaagtgccataaatgccaaatttatggcgataaaatgcatgcacctccttcacctcttcatgttatgacttctccatggattttctctatgtggggtatggacgtcattgggccaatatcgccaaaggcttctaatgggcatcgcttcatctttgtggttattgactactttacCAAATGGGTGAAAGCTActtcatatgcaaatgtcacgaagtcagcagttagTAGATTCTTAAAAAatgagatcatatgtcgatatggaatgcctgagaggatcatatctgataatgtgttgaatttgaacaatagtgCGATAGCGGAGGTCtacagtcaattcaagatcagacatcATAACTCGTCGCCATATCGCCCAAAGATGAATGCTGCAGTAGAAGCAGCGaataagaatatcaagaaaattatgggaaagatgactgagacttacaaagactggcatgagaaattaccattcgCCCTCTTTGCTTATAGAACGTCTGCCAGAACTTCGAccggggcaacacctttctctCTGGTTTTTGGGATGGAAGCAGCCATACCTATTGAGGtggaaattccttctctccgggtattagcTGAGCTGAAATTGGATGAGGCAGAATGTGTTCAATCTCATTATGATCAGTTGAGCttaatagaaggaaaaagacTAAAGCCTATTCAGCACGGTCAGATGTATCAAAGGCtaatgatgcgagcctacaataaaaaggttcgtcctagagaattccacgaggggaagctagtgttgaaaaagattcttcctatacaaaaggattttagaggaaaatggatgccaaattgggaaggtccaTACGTTGTGAAGAAGGCCTTTTCTGGGGGAGTTTTGATCTTGAGTGAGATAGATGGCAAAGATTTGCCAAACCTTGTAAACTCAAATTCGGTTAAGAAgtacttttcttaaaaaagagagagagggagaaaaagaaaaaggagaggccaaggtgaaaacccacaaagggcgccttgagaccaaaggggatttgagttgaaaacctgaaaaagggcggctcaaatgttgatcaaGTGGGGCATCCGGTGATCTTGCAATGATTGAATCAGTGGGAAAGGGGAcgcaacatcttggggcatcgacagagtactgtagatcttcTAAGCACATGTCGAACTCAGAGTGGTCTTCAAAAAGTGTGCGCAGAGAAGTTTAAACTGCGATATCTGATGTGCCTAGTCTTCTCAGTATTTATATCTTAGAATACTTTGTTCTTTTTCAAGATTCGTGTTTCCAATCCATTTCTCTTTTATTCTTATtgttctttataatttattcatctCGAGTTTTATTCTCAAtaaatttcatcttgtccattgCGATAATCTTGTTCAAGCATCTTTTTTCATTAGAACAACATTAATGGGCTAATAATACttttacaaaagaaattttacatattactctggaagtttctaaataatatagggacCTGAAACAGGGCCATTATTTAGAATACACCAAGTTCAAAGGTTGAAATGcctaaaaaggaaaattataaaagtaagattatccttttaatttttgtgtcGTTCAAACATTGACTGAACAAAATGGCGAGATATGGTGATGGTGACAAAGTTTGATCACCTTGTGGTAAGAAAAGGTTTCCTCGGAGAAGGAAatccttcatttgtgcataggcatttggtatgacatCTTGAGAATGGTATAAAGGACCAAAGTGCTTTACATTGCGATAAGTGAAGATTGTGAAAAGCCagatttttctacccttgggtcaCAGCGGGAGAAAGATGATACAAATTTTCATCCTAGTAGATTAAACTTTgaagtttacagtggggggTAATTAGATTAAGTGTTTTTTGGAGATGCTAGCCGGGCAGGAGGACGTTGTAGTGCTTCGGTGATACGactttaataaactttgagtaatgacaacctaagtgataaagaaggatcattctcgaaaaatgacattctgcattcattcaaatgtcattcatgcacatctagttaggagcatttgattcattctgatcatgacatcttaatcactaggcataattaggttcataaattgaattatataggtcatgttccccagagaacaaacTGGTGAAACTTCAGCCTTATTTCcttgagcagtagtggagtaggttgaaaataacacatcttgacttcctgtattggcagaaAAACAGATCGAAGACATCAGTCTTATTGCCTTGACGttgcaatggaatagattgaagccacaacggcgaatcttacttccctggtgttgtagcggagcagattgaagccacgacggcaaatcttatctccctagcattaaggcttggattagctgaagtggagcggcTTGAGGTTATGGgtagcgaatcctatctctttggaaTTACAGTAGAATAGATTGAaaccacaacggtgaatcttacttccctagcggtgtagtggaacagattgaagctacgacgacAAATCTTGTTTTCCCGACATTGTAGTTAAACATATTGAAGatggcaagtcttatctccctgaagttgcagcggagcagatgaAAGCaattaatcctatctccctgaagttgcagtggagcagattaaaaccatagatcttatctctctgaagttgcagagagcaaatcattgaagttgcagtggagcaaacaGAGGAAACCAATCCTATTTCCCTGATGTTACAGTGCAGTGGATCGAAGCACTAGTtcttatacctctgaagatgcagtaggaatgAATGAGGctatttaaagaagaagaagagcactaAGGTCCAGCACAatcgggcaaaattggccatttttaagtctttgctctattcccgttacacgacaatgagcaaagaggggcagttgtaatacccaattttagcccgggcccaaATAAATAAAGGTGTCCAGTCCATTTAAAAACCTAATTTACGTGGCCTAATTACATTAGCTCAATAAACCCAAAACAGAATCAAAGAACCCTAGCCCCTTCGCCTTAGTACCGTAGCAGCAAACAACCTTCGCGCAGATGTCGCAGCATGTCGCACATTCTCCTTCCACGCCGCGCACGTCTGTCTTCCATGCACCTGCAATAAACCACGAACAGCACAAATAGGACCGAATATAcaacaaaattgtaaaaagatttggctataaaaagccaactGATTTTTGTAATAGGGGTTagcaaaatactgtattgaaaagtaaaagaaaacgCGAATGTAAAAGAATCAGAAAAGCAAAATTTTGAAGGtgatctttttgtttttttgtttttactgttttttgtttcatttttctattgattcttttcttttaaaaaataaacgaaaagaaaaggagaaagttACCTATGTGGAGGAGACGACGGACTCTGCCCGAATCGAAGCTGGAGGGAGGATTCAAGCCGCTGAGGTGGTTGCGGCGGTTGGGGGGGTTTGGGTT
This region includes:
- the LOC128042514 gene encoding uncharacterized protein LOC128042514; its protein translation is MESTALNGRTARWQILLSEFNLMYVSQKAVKGSAIANFLASRTLEDYEPLNFDFPNEDLIYVAATEENSQMDHVWKYEAYIMGIRVAIELKIKVLKVYGDSALVIDQLKGEWDTKDPKLISYRKMVLELMDEFDDITFCYLPRDENLMADVLATLASMIRVNKLEDMKPIQMSIFETPAHCYNIEEEEKDEHSWYLNILQYVKNCEYPN